In Candidatus Palauibacter soopunensis, the following are encoded in one genomic region:
- a CDS encoding outer membrane beta-barrel protein, which translates to MSALMKSLAAILLTSLAAAPLAGQMTIGLRGGIGTATLSRDVPRLERGEEGSRFGVVSGIDVGIPLSGVVDLRVGVGLAQKGGGADPPPWLAAGRAFIDATAELDYLQLSALFRASADAERGLLTVGVLAGPYVAVNHSCDISVRTLFSPPGSGEYRFYTEFLPSRAEASCVDYAGTDFASTDFGLAFGTGVEVRLYDSIALAFDLIYGIGLSRIDDDGTRNRHLALQSGFVLVVG; encoded by the coding sequence GTGTCCGCCCTGATGAAATCCCTCGCTGCGATCCTGCTCACCTCGCTGGCGGCCGCGCCGCTCGCCGGCCAGATGACCATCGGCCTCCGGGGCGGCATCGGCACCGCAACCCTGTCCCGGGACGTGCCGCGACTGGAACGGGGGGAAGAGGGATCCCGATTCGGAGTCGTATCGGGAATCGACGTGGGGATCCCCCTCAGCGGCGTCGTGGATCTGCGCGTCGGCGTGGGGCTGGCCCAGAAGGGCGGCGGTGCGGACCCGCCGCCGTGGCTCGCCGCGGGCCGGGCGTTCATCGATGCGACCGCCGAGTTGGACTACCTTCAGTTGTCCGCGCTCTTCCGCGCGAGTGCCGACGCCGAGCGGGGGCTTCTGACTGTCGGCGTCCTCGCCGGTCCCTACGTGGCCGTGAACCATTCGTGCGATATCTCGGTGAGGACGCTCTTTTCTCCACCCGGATCGGGGGAGTATCGGTTCTACACCGAATTCCTGCCTTCGAGAGCGGAAGCGTCATGCGTCGACTACGCGGGCACCGACTTCGCGTCCACCGACTTCGGACTGGCCTTCGGGACGGGCGTCGAGGTCAGGCTGTACGATTCGATTGCCCTGGCGTTCGATCTGATCTACGGCATCGGCCTCTCCCGTATCGATGACGACGGAACCCGGAACCGTCACCTCGCCCTGCAGAGCGGGTTCGTACTCGTTGTCGGGTAA
- a CDS encoding benzoate-CoA ligase family protein, with the protein MSQTELTIDRSTCPARLRYGGRFNAASWYVDRHVAEGRGGKVAIEQAAATVTYAELAERVGQAGNALLGLRLAPGDRLLMVVKDCPEFFHFFWGAIKAGIVPVPVSYLMRARDLAFIIADSECRAVVYSPEFAAEVVPGLAAARTGARGLVLEAAGGVLDDLDAAAPELEAATAGPEDIAFWLYSSGTTGRPKGVPHRHRDMPATCEHYAVGILGLGEDDRCYSAAKLFFAYGLGNAMTFPLWVGGTAILDARRPTPATTFETIETLRPTAYFGVPTLYAAQLQALDQAGAAGGGPARDGRTGRGGPDLSSLRLCVSAGEALPPDLFRRWKAATGLEILDGIGSTEALHIFISNAPGDVKPGSTGRAVPGYEARIAGDDGAEAGPGEAGQLEIRGDSTTPGYWNRPELEGRTIVDGWLRTGDQYVRDAQGWFHYQGRADDMIKVGGIWCSPFDIEARLMEHPSVLEAAVVGREDDHGLVKPEAHVALAEPLRETAGAPSAADALRAELVAHCQEGLPRYMYPRWIRFVAELPKTATGKIQRFRLRS; encoded by the coding sequence ATGAGTCAGACGGAACTCACGATCGACCGTTCCACCTGCCCCGCGCGGCTGCGGTACGGGGGCCGGTTCAACGCGGCGTCCTGGTATGTGGACCGGCACGTGGCCGAGGGGCGGGGGGGCAAGGTCGCCATCGAGCAGGCTGCGGCGACGGTTACGTACGCGGAACTGGCCGAGCGCGTGGGGCAGGCCGGGAACGCGCTCCTCGGGCTCAGGCTCGCGCCGGGCGACCGACTGCTGATGGTCGTGAAGGACTGCCCGGAGTTCTTCCATTTCTTCTGGGGGGCGATCAAGGCGGGAATCGTGCCCGTGCCCGTGAGCTACCTCATGCGGGCGCGGGATCTCGCGTTCATCATCGCCGACTCGGAGTGCCGGGCGGTCGTCTACTCGCCGGAGTTCGCGGCCGAGGTCGTGCCGGGGCTGGCGGCGGCGCGTACCGGGGCCCGCGGGCTCGTGCTCGAGGCGGCGGGCGGAGTGCTCGACGATCTGGACGCGGCCGCTCCGGAGCTGGAGGCGGCGACCGCCGGGCCGGAGGACATCGCGTTCTGGCTCTACTCCTCGGGCACCACGGGCCGTCCCAAGGGGGTGCCGCACCGCCACCGCGACATGCCCGCCACGTGTGAGCACTACGCCGTCGGGATCCTGGGGCTCGGCGAGGACGACCGCTGCTATTCCGCGGCCAAGCTCTTCTTCGCGTACGGGCTGGGGAACGCGATGACGTTCCCGCTGTGGGTCGGAGGGACCGCGATCCTCGACGCGCGGCGGCCGACGCCCGCGACGACGTTCGAGACGATCGAGACGCTGCGGCCGACGGCGTACTTCGGGGTGCCGACGCTGTACGCAGCCCAGTTGCAGGCGCTGGACCAGGCCGGCGCGGCGGGCGGTGGTCCGGCTCGCGACGGCCGGACGGGGCGGGGCGGTCCCGATCTGAGTTCGCTCAGGCTCTGCGTTTCGGCCGGCGAGGCGCTGCCGCCGGACCTCTTCCGCCGCTGGAAGGCGGCGACGGGGCTCGAGATCCTGGACGGGATCGGGTCCACCGAGGCGCTCCACATCTTCATCTCCAACGCCCCGGGCGACGTGAAGCCGGGGAGCACGGGCCGCGCCGTCCCCGGCTACGAGGCGCGGATCGCGGGCGATGACGGCGCCGAGGCGGGGCCCGGCGAGGCGGGACAGCTGGAGATCCGCGGCGACTCGACGACCCCCGGCTACTGGAACCGTCCGGAACTCGAGGGACGGACGATCGTCGACGGCTGGCTCCGCACCGGCGACCAGTACGTGCGCGACGCACAGGGCTGGTTCCACTACCAGGGCCGCGCCGATGACATGATCAAGGTGGGCGGCATCTGGTGCTCTCCCTTCGACATCGAGGCCCGCCTCATGGAACATCCCTCGGTGCTGGAGGCGGCGGTCGTGGGCCGCGAGGACGACCACGGCCTGGTCAAGCCGGAGGCGCACGTCGCGCTGGCGGAGCCGCTCAGAGAGACGGCGGGCGCGCCATCCGCCGCCGACGCGCTGCGGGCGGAACTCGTCGCGCATTGCCAGGAAGGTCTCCCGCGCTACATGTACCCGCGCTGGATCCGGTTCGTCGCGGAGCTACCGAAGACGGCCACCGGAAAGATCCAGCGGTTCCGCCTGCGCTCGTGA
- a CDS encoding AAA family ATPase, whose translation MIRPVHVSRIAPDAEIGGRIQVMGNSGSGKSTLAARLAEALGAPFVELDALNWLPGWVGLNQTDPDRFERRIREATRGERWVVAGSYERFSRRILWPRLDTVVWLDLPLRLLVWRFLRRSWQRSRSGELVWGTNREWFWRHLLIWRHDSLLAWIITQHRRKRRNMAACVADPRWAHIRFVRLTSPGDVEAFAASVTAAPSDLP comes from the coding sequence ATGATCCGCCCAGTTCATGTGAGCCGAATCGCGCCGGACGCGGAGATCGGCGGCCGCATCCAGGTGATGGGCAACAGCGGGTCGGGGAAGAGCACGCTTGCGGCGCGGCTGGCGGAGGCGCTGGGTGCGCCGTTCGTGGAACTGGACGCGCTCAACTGGCTGCCGGGCTGGGTCGGGCTGAACCAGACGGATCCGGACCGGTTCGAGCGCCGGATTCGAGAGGCGACCCGCGGGGAGCGCTGGGTCGTCGCGGGTTCGTATGAGAGGTTCTCCCGGCGGATCCTGTGGCCGCGCCTCGATACCGTCGTCTGGCTCGACCTGCCGCTGCGGCTGCTCGTATGGCGCTTCCTCCGCCGCTCGTGGCAGCGCTCGCGGTCCGGGGAACTGGTGTGGGGGACGAACCGGGAGTGGTTCTGGCGCCACCTCCTGATCTGGCGGCACGACTCGCTCCTCGCCTGGATCATCACGCAGCACAGGCGCAAGCGACGAAACATGGCCGCATGCGTCGCCGACCCGCGCTGGGCGCACATCCGGTTCGTGCGCCTCACATCCCCCGGCGACGTCGAAGCCTTCGCCGCGTCCGTGACCGCAGCACCCTCCGATCTGCCATAG
- the ggt gene encoding gamma-glutamyltransferase, with translation MRDADRIDTSRPRWPLRHRRAPLSLGAALALLLFVGGCQPGDTGAGAETGVAGGAASVFIEAGGAFPDGWPFAAEDAPVTATEGMVASTDEYASRVGIEILAAGGNAVDAAVATGLALAVVNPEAGNLGGGGFMMIRLADGTVFAQDHREKAPMAATRDMYLDEAGNVTDLSVRGHLAAGVPGTVSGLWEAHRRFGALEWTDVVQPSIDLANGFEVTTRLVSTLDAAQEGIRAFEHSARIFLPGDAVPGIGDTFAQPDLAAVLTRLRDQGPDDFYRGETAALIVAEMERGGGIITLEDLDRYETVWRDPVAFDYRGYTVHSMPPPSSGGLTMAAIANMVERWDLGAMGWNSPETIHVMAESFRRAYADRNEYLADPDFIELPADEFLSEAYADSRAATISTERATPSAEVNPGIDAFLDESHTTHYGVVDAEGNAVAVTTSINSWYGGKVVVDGAGFFLNNTMDDFASKPGTPNQFGLVQGERNAIGPEKRMLSAMSPTIVEDAAGDLFLVTGTPGGATIITTVLQSIFNVVDHGMNVVQAVHAPRVHHQHLPDLVFHEYGGVGAATASALEALGHTVLERDPGPPDAYFTGGMSGDLQLIMALPDGSWAAWSDPRRGGTALGR, from the coding sequence ATGCGCGACGCAGACCGAATCGATACCTCGCGGCCACGGTGGCCGCTCCGCCACCGAAGGGCCCCGCTTTCGCTGGGCGCGGCGCTTGCGCTCCTGCTGTTCGTCGGCGGCTGCCAGCCGGGCGATACGGGAGCCGGCGCCGAGACCGGCGTTGCAGGCGGTGCGGCGAGCGTCTTCATCGAGGCGGGGGGCGCCTTCCCCGACGGGTGGCCCTTCGCCGCCGAAGACGCGCCCGTGACGGCCACCGAGGGCATGGTCGCCTCGACCGACGAGTACGCGTCGCGCGTCGGCATCGAGATCCTCGCGGCCGGCGGCAACGCGGTCGACGCCGCGGTGGCCACGGGACTGGCGCTCGCCGTCGTGAACCCGGAGGCCGGCAACCTGGGCGGCGGCGGGTTCATGATGATCCGCCTCGCCGACGGCACCGTCTTCGCGCAGGACCACCGGGAGAAGGCGCCCATGGCGGCCACCCGGGACATGTACCTCGACGAGGCCGGGAACGTGACCGACCTTTCCGTCCGAGGCCACCTCGCGGCCGGCGTGCCCGGCACCGTCTCCGGACTGTGGGAGGCGCACCGGCGCTTCGGCGCGCTCGAGTGGACCGACGTCGTGCAGCCGTCGATCGACCTCGCCAACGGGTTCGAGGTCACGACGCGGCTGGTGTCCACGCTCGACGCGGCGCAGGAGGGGATCCGCGCCTTCGAGCACAGCGCGCGCATCTTCCTCCCCGGCGACGCCGTCCCCGGCATCGGCGACACCTTCGCGCAGCCCGATCTCGCCGCCGTCCTCACCCGCCTCCGCGACCAGGGGCCCGACGACTTCTACCGCGGGGAGACGGCCGCCCTGATCGTGGCGGAGATGGAGCGCGGCGGCGGCATCATCACGCTGGAGGACCTCGACCGCTACGAAACGGTGTGGCGCGACCCCGTCGCCTTCGACTACCGCGGCTACACGGTGCATTCGATGCCGCCGCCGTCCTCGGGCGGCCTCACCATGGCCGCGATCGCCAACATGGTCGAGCGCTGGGACCTGGGCGCCATGGGGTGGAACAGCCCCGAGACGATCCACGTCATGGCCGAGTCCTTCCGGCGCGCCTACGCCGACCGCAACGAGTATCTCGCGGACCCGGACTTCATCGAGCTTCCCGCCGACGAGTTCCTCTCGGAGGCGTACGCGGACAGCCGCGCGGCGACGATCTCCACGGAGCGCGCGACCCCCTCCGCCGAGGTCAACCCCGGGATCGACGCCTTCCTCGACGAGAGCCACACGACCCACTACGGCGTCGTCGACGCCGAAGGGAACGCGGTCGCGGTCACGACCAGCATCAACTCGTGGTACGGCGGCAAGGTCGTCGTGGACGGGGCGGGTTTCTTCCTCAACAACACGATGGACGACTTCGCGTCCAAGCCGGGCACCCCGAACCAGTTCGGCCTCGTGCAGGGCGAGCGCAACGCGATCGGCCCCGAAAAGCGCATGCTGTCGGCGATGAGCCCCACGATCGTCGAGGACGCGGCCGGCGACCTCTTCCTCGTCACCGGAACCCCCGGCGGCGCCACGATCATCACGACGGTGCTGCAGTCCATCTTCAACGTCGTCGACCACGGGATGAACGTCGTGCAGGCGGTCCACGCCCCGAGGGTGCACCACCAGCACCTTCCCGACCTCGTGTTCCACGAATACGGGGGAGTGGGGGCGGCCACGGCGAGCGCGCTGGAGGCGCTGGGACACACGGTCCTCGAGCGCGACCCGGGCCCGCCCGACGCCTACTTCACGGGCGGGATGTCGGGCGACCTGCAGCTCATCATGGCGCTGCCGGACGGATCCTGGGCGGCCTGGTCCGACCCCCGCCGCGGCGGGACGGCGCTCGGCCGCTAG
- a CDS encoding carbonic anhydrase family protein: MQAATRIPTTFVGLVLLLLIGAQQGCGPEGEDHAEAEGQMEAEHEEGMGEGEVHWGYEGDLAADRWGGLDPSFAVCDTGVEQSPVDLTGATPGDAADGGGLDIQWQATEAEVVDNGHTIQVNVAEGSSIVLEGREFSLLQFHFHLPSEHTADGAASAMEVHFVHAAEEGDLAVIGVFMADGGADATIQGLWDAIPGPDEAPAAIGAFDPGSLLPEGRGYFRYQGSLTTPPCSEVVSWVVMTESISVSRAQVDAFAALYPMNARPVQPLNEREIRLY; this comes from the coding sequence ATGCAAGCGGCGACACGTATTCCCACGACATTTGTCGGCTTGGTGCTGCTCTTGCTCATCGGGGCGCAGCAGGGCTGTGGGCCGGAAGGCGAGGATCACGCGGAGGCGGAGGGGCAGATGGAGGCGGAGCACGAGGAGGGGATGGGCGAGGGCGAAGTCCACTGGGGGTACGAGGGCGATCTGGCAGCCGACCGGTGGGGCGGGCTCGACCCGTCCTTCGCGGTCTGCGACACCGGCGTCGAGCAGTCTCCGGTGGATCTGACGGGCGCAACTCCGGGTGATGCGGCCGACGGCGGCGGCCTCGACATCCAGTGGCAGGCCACGGAGGCGGAGGTCGTGGACAACGGCCACACCATCCAGGTCAACGTGGCGGAGGGGAGTTCGATCGTCCTCGAAGGCCGGGAGTTCTCGCTCCTGCAGTTCCATTTCCACCTGCCGAGCGAACACACCGCCGACGGGGCGGCCTCCGCGATGGAGGTGCACTTCGTGCACGCGGCGGAGGAGGGAGACCTCGCCGTGATCGGGGTCTTCATGGCGGATGGCGGCGCCGACGCGACGATCCAGGGTCTCTGGGATGCGATCCCCGGCCCCGACGAGGCGCCCGCCGCCATCGGCGCGTTCGATCCCGGCAGTCTGCTTCCCGAGGGGCGCGGCTACTTCCGCTACCAGGGCTCGCTGACCACGCCGCCCTGCTCGGAGGTCGTGAGCTGGGTCGTGATGACGGAGTCGATCTCCGTTTCACGGGCGCAGGTCGACGCCTTCGCCGCGCTCTATCCGATGAACGCGCGCCCCGTGCAGCCGCTGAACGAGCGGGAAATCCGGCTCTACTAG
- a CDS encoding amidohydrolase family protein — protein sequence MSQVSVPRRRRASRALIPLTARFLAPAALFLLPTVAHAQDRDVRVTVSEGTNMAAAVSPDGSRMVLDLQGTLWVMDAGGGEARAITDMYYDARQPQWAPDGSRIVFQSFRDGRWHIWSIAPDGTGPVQHTFGPYDEREPAYSPDGGAIVFASDRSGNYDIWTLDISGGPGDGRIQRVTDAPTHEFTPQWSPDGESLAYASDRGLGAIIVRESGGSTRVVARSAGAISPAWSPDGSRIAYSAVVQGQTGLWVADAGVAGGGDAATPTRLTEDGADVFPFRPMWMGEIAYTGDGRIRRVSADGAPGADIPFEATFAFTRRDYERARRSFEAGGPEPVQGIVAPAVSPDGRRIAFTALGDLWLLDIAADGAEAAGGATPRRLTDDPFVDLMPAWSRDGSRLAYASDRAGSLDIWVRDMATGTETRATTEPGGEVGPVFSPAGDRVVFTSVMGLQAAVQAVDLATGELTTIRNDLFAPSRPSFSPDGRTIAMSVLSQYSSRFREGRNEILLQPLDGGETRRVTAADHENMGVRALDGPVWSPDGRRMAYASEGVLWMVEVDAEGAPSGPPVRLSNHHADAISWTGDSRSIVYQSTRGLRRYHLDDGRSEEIPLRLEWQRPLREGAVLVRAARVWDGVSDDISRDMDLIIEGNRIVSVVPRSDANLAAVLDAGGEVVDAGDHTVLPGLVDMHSHMGYGMGEALGRAFLAYGVTTIRDPTSDPYEVAERRESIDSGRRIGPREFATGRTMDGNRIYYSGAGSLGPNGNLELELDRAEHVGYSLIKTYVRMPDLIQRRIIEFAHGIGIPVASHEIYPAVAHGQDHVEHISGTSRRGYSPKVTAMYRTYDDAIQLLTASGMTITPTMALMGGWWKSVGEDPSWMTDARFEAVFPEGMAEAMTARALTRGRAGGIDELLADAGRTVTRVVRGGGKVVAGTDSPIIPYGAALIAEVENYVWGGLTEVEALRTATSVAAEALAMEGEIGTLSAGALADILIVEGNPLEDIEDLRRARIVIKDGEIFHLEDLLEPPRVLVP from the coding sequence ATGTCCCAGGTATCGGTCCCCCGGCGCCGAAGAGCGTCCCGCGCGTTGATCCCCCTGACGGCGCGGTTTCTCGCGCCCGCGGCGCTGTTTCTCCTGCCCACGGTGGCGCATGCCCAGGATCGGGACGTGCGGGTCACGGTGTCGGAGGGGACGAACATGGCGGCGGCGGTCTCCCCGGACGGGAGCCGGATGGTGCTCGACCTCCAGGGGACGCTGTGGGTGATGGACGCCGGGGGCGGCGAGGCGCGCGCGATCACGGACATGTACTACGACGCGCGGCAGCCGCAGTGGGCGCCGGACGGGAGCCGGATCGTCTTCCAGTCGTTTCGGGACGGGCGCTGGCACATCTGGTCGATCGCGCCCGACGGGACCGGTCCGGTGCAACACACCTTCGGTCCCTACGACGAGCGGGAGCCGGCCTACTCCCCCGATGGCGGCGCGATCGTCTTCGCGTCGGACCGTTCCGGCAACTACGACATCTGGACGCTCGACATCTCGGGCGGGCCCGGCGATGGCCGAATCCAGCGGGTGACGGACGCGCCCACGCACGAGTTCACGCCGCAGTGGTCGCCGGATGGCGAATCCCTGGCCTACGCCTCGGACCGCGGCCTCGGGGCGATCATCGTCCGCGAGAGCGGCGGCTCGACCCGGGTCGTGGCGCGGAGCGCGGGCGCGATTTCGCCGGCGTGGAGCCCGGACGGAAGCCGGATCGCGTACTCGGCCGTCGTCCAGGGCCAGACCGGCCTCTGGGTGGCCGACGCCGGCGTGGCGGGAGGCGGGGACGCTGCCACGCCGACGCGCCTCACCGAAGACGGGGCGGACGTCTTCCCCTTCCGTCCCATGTGGATGGGAGAGATCGCCTACACCGGCGACGGCCGCATCCGGCGCGTGTCGGCGGACGGCGCGCCGGGGGCGGACATCCCCTTCGAGGCCACGTTCGCGTTTACGCGGCGCGACTACGAGCGCGCGCGGCGTTCGTTCGAGGCGGGAGGACCGGAGCCCGTGCAGGGGATCGTCGCCCCGGCGGTCTCCCCCGACGGTCGCCGCATCGCCTTCACCGCCCTCGGCGACCTGTGGCTACTCGACATCGCGGCGGACGGGGCGGAAGCCGCGGGCGGCGCGACGCCGCGGCGGCTCACGGACGACCCCTTCGTCGACCTGATGCCGGCGTGGTCGCGCGACGGCTCGCGGCTTGCCTACGCCTCGGACCGGGCGGGCTCGCTCGACATCTGGGTGCGCGACATGGCCACCGGCACCGAGACGCGCGCCACCACCGAGCCGGGCGGCGAGGTGGGCCCCGTGTTCTCCCCCGCCGGGGACCGGGTCGTCTTCACCTCGGTCATGGGACTGCAGGCCGCCGTGCAGGCCGTGGACCTCGCGACGGGCGAACTCACCACGATCCGCAACGATCTCTTCGCCCCCAGCCGGCCGTCGTTCTCCCCGGACGGGCGGACGATCGCGATGTCCGTCCTCTCCCAGTACTCGTCGCGCTTCCGGGAGGGGCGGAACGAGATCCTCCTGCAGCCGCTGGACGGGGGCGAGACGCGCCGGGTCACGGCGGCCGATCACGAGAACATGGGTGTGCGGGCGCTCGACGGGCCGGTGTGGTCGCCGGACGGGCGGCGCATGGCGTACGCCAGCGAGGGCGTGCTGTGGATGGTCGAGGTCGACGCGGAGGGCGCGCCCAGCGGGCCGCCGGTACGTCTCTCCAACCACCACGCGGACGCGATCTCGTGGACGGGCGACTCACGGTCCATCGTCTATCAGTCGACGCGCGGCCTTCGCCGCTACCACCTCGACGACGGCCGCTCGGAGGAGATTCCGCTGCGGCTGGAGTGGCAACGCCCCCTGCGCGAGGGTGCCGTGCTCGTACGCGCGGCGCGCGTGTGGGACGGCGTCTCAGACGACATCTCCCGCGACATGGACCTCATCATCGAAGGCAACCGGATCGTCTCCGTCGTCCCGCGCAGCGACGCGAACCTCGCCGCGGTCCTCGACGCGGGGGGCGAGGTCGTGGACGCGGGCGACCACACCGTCCTTCCCGGCCTCGTCGACATGCACTCGCACATGGGCTACGGGATGGGCGAGGCGCTGGGCCGCGCCTTTCTCGCCTACGGGGTGACGACGATCCGCGATCCCACCTCCGACCCGTACGAGGTCGCCGAGCGCCGGGAGTCCATCGACTCGGGCCGCCGCATCGGACCGCGGGAGTTCGCCACCGGCCGCACGATGGACGGCAACCGGATCTACTACTCGGGCGCCGGCTCCCTCGGCCCCAACGGGAACCTCGAGCTGGAGCTGGACCGTGCCGAGCACGTGGGCTATTCCCTCATCAAGACCTACGTCCGCATGCCGGACCTCATCCAGCGCCGCATCATCGAGTTCGCGCACGGGATCGGGATTCCGGTGGCGAGTCACGAGATCTATCCCGCCGTCGCGCACGGCCAGGACCACGTCGAACACATCTCGGGCACGAGCCGCCGCGGCTATTCGCCGAAGGTGACGGCGATGTACCGGACGTACGACGATGCGATCCAGCTCCTTACCGCCTCCGGCATGACGATCACGCCGACCATGGCGCTCATGGGGGGCTGGTGGAAGTCCGTCGGCGAAGACCCGTCGTGGATGACCGACGCCCGCTTCGAGGCCGTGTTCCCCGAGGGGATGGCCGAGGCCATGACCGCACGCGCCCTCACGAGGGGCCGGGCCGGCGGCATCGACGAACTGCTCGCCGACGCCGGCCGTACCGTCACGCGCGTCGTGCGCGGCGGAGGCAAGGTAGTGGCGGGCACGGACTCCCCCATCATCCCCTACGGCGCCGCCCTCATCGCGGAGGTCGAGAACTACGTCTGGGGTGGCCTCACCGAGGTCGAAGCCCTGCGCACGGCCACATCGGTCGCCGCCGAGGCGCTCGCGATGGAAGGAGAGATCGGAACGCTGTCCGCCGGAGCCCTCGCGGACATCCTCATCGTCGAGGGCAACCCGCTGGAGGACATCGAGGACCTGCGCCGCGCCCGCATCGTCATCAAGGACGGCGAGATCTTCCACCTCGAGGACCTGTTGGAGCCTCCCCGCGTGCTCGTGCCCTGA
- a CDS encoding outer membrane beta-barrel protein, protein MLRRVVTSLAPLLIAVPLMGQTTIGFRGGLSQATISTDVEDTSDQDGRRGVVAGLDFAFPVGNGVELRIGGTYAQKGTVQSADLPSEGIAGSARIEANWVQASALLRIGTPRDRGASVGLLLGPWAASLLFCDASLDVDLGELGSLSESGSCDAATKPTDFGIAAGAGVELAISDALRLGVDLIYSLGLVNIDDTSMQTIRTRHLALQAGFVFPIGG, encoded by the coding sequence ATGCTACGCAGAGTCGTCACGTCACTCGCTCCCCTCCTGATCGCCGTCCCGCTGATGGGGCAAACGACGATCGGATTTCGTGGCGGGCTGAGCCAGGCCACCATCTCCACGGATGTGGAGGATACCTCGGATCAGGACGGGCGGCGGGGTGTGGTCGCGGGCCTCGACTTCGCGTTTCCGGTCGGAAACGGGGTCGAGCTTCGGATCGGCGGAACGTATGCGCAAAAGGGTACGGTCCAGTCCGCGGACCTCCCGTCGGAAGGCATCGCGGGCTCGGCCCGCATCGAGGCGAACTGGGTACAGGCATCGGCGCTCCTGCGAATCGGAACGCCGCGAGACCGCGGAGCGTCCGTCGGTCTGTTGCTGGGCCCGTGGGCGGCTTCCCTCCTTTTCTGCGACGCGAGCCTGGATGTCGATCTTGGCGAACTGGGATCGCTGAGTGAATCCGGGTCGTGCGACGCTGCGACGAAACCAACCGACTTCGGCATCGCGGCGGGCGCCGGAGTGGAACTGGCGATCTCCGACGCTCTGCGGCTGGGTGTCGATCTGATCTACTCGCTGGGACTCGTGAACATCGATGACACGTCAATGCAGACCATCAGGACGCGGCACCTGGCGCTTCAGGCCGGGTTCGTGTTCCCGATCGGAGGCTGA